A region of Thermobifida halotolerans DNA encodes the following proteins:
- a CDS encoding crotonase/enoyl-CoA hydratase family protein: MADEVLYEAADGVAVITINRPRARNAVNRAVAEQIAAALDDLDSRGDLTVGIITGAGGTFCAGMDLKAFLQGEVPIVEGRGFGGFAQRPPKKPLIAAVEGYALAGGFEAVLACDLVVAAEDARFGIPEVKRGLVAAAGGLLRLPHRIPRNIAMEFALTGDFVPAPRAAELGLVNRLTPSGQALDGARELAARIAENAPMAVAVSKRVIVESDDWAGEERWRRQDELTGPVFTSHDAAEGAAAFAERRRPVWRGE, from the coding sequence ATGGCCGACGAGGTTCTCTACGAGGCGGCGGACGGCGTCGCCGTCATCACCATCAACCGCCCCCGGGCCAGGAACGCGGTGAACCGGGCCGTGGCCGAGCAGATCGCCGCGGCACTGGACGACCTCGACTCCCGCGGGGACCTCACCGTCGGGATCATCACCGGCGCGGGCGGCACCTTCTGCGCGGGCATGGACCTCAAGGCGTTCCTCCAGGGTGAGGTGCCGATCGTCGAGGGACGCGGATTCGGCGGCTTCGCCCAGCGCCCGCCGAAGAAGCCGCTGATCGCGGCGGTCGAGGGATACGCGCTGGCCGGAGGGTTCGAGGCGGTGCTCGCCTGCGACCTCGTGGTCGCCGCCGAGGACGCCAGGTTCGGGATTCCCGAGGTCAAACGCGGTCTGGTCGCGGCGGCGGGCGGACTGCTCCGGTTGCCGCACCGCATTCCCCGCAACATCGCCATGGAGTTCGCGCTGACCGGGGACTTCGTCCCGGCCCCGCGCGCCGCCGAACTCGGCCTGGTCAACCGGCTCACCCCCAGCGGCCAGGCACTCGACGGGGCACGGGAACTCGCCGCGCGGATCGCGGAGAACGCCCCCATGGCGGTCGCCGTCTCCAAACGCGTCATCGTCGAATCCGACGACTGGGCGGGCGAGGAGCGGTGGCGGCGCCAGGACGAACTCACCGGACCGGTCTTCACCAGTCACGACGCGGCCGAGGGCGCCGCGGCCTTCGCGGAGAGGCGCAGGCCGGTCTGGAGGGGTGAGTGA
- a CDS encoding PT domain-containing protein: protein MRGIVAAGLSAALAFSAISLLAWHNTDRAIPPPEAGTSAVLVRDASRVTGWECFAESSPGSGSAGCSRETTDLPTGLDLAGEATVQDDPDASWPDQWPPPAATRLDGVTGSPTHSPTGRPTDRPTGRPTDRPTDRPTDKPTRKPTASPTERPTHRPTGKPTDRPTDRPTDKPTRKPTASPTERPTHRPTGKPTDRPTDRPTDKPTRKPTASPTERPTHRPTDKPTRKPTASPTGKPTGKPTGSPTASPTEEPTASPTETPPAADGGSLPVTGVETMVFAVIAFAVALIGAALIAGSRQRPVRRHRLR, encoded by the coding sequence ATGAGGGGAATCGTGGCGGCGGGGTTGTCGGCCGCCCTGGCTTTCTCCGCGATATCACTTCTGGCCTGGCACAACACGGACCGGGCGATACCGCCTCCCGAGGCCGGAACGTCAGCGGTACTGGTCCGGGACGCCTCGAGGGTCACCGGGTGGGAGTGCTTCGCCGAGTCCTCCCCGGGATCGGGTTCCGCGGGCTGCTCCCGGGAGACGACCGACCTTCCGACCGGACTGGACCTGGCCGGGGAGGCCACGGTCCAGGACGACCCCGACGCCTCATGGCCCGACCAGTGGCCGCCCCCGGCGGCGACCCGGCTGGACGGGGTCACGGGGTCGCCGACCCACTCGCCCACCGGACGGCCGACGGACCGGCCCACGGGCAGGCCGACCGACAGGCCGACGGACCGGCCCACCGACAAGCCGACCCGCAAACCGACCGCGTCACCCACCGAACGGCCCACGCACCGGCCCACGGGCAAGCCGACCGACAGGCCGACGGACCGGCCCACCGACAAGCCGACCCGCAAACCGACCGCGTCACCCACCGAACGGCCCACGCACCGGCCCACGGGCAAGCCGACCGACAGGCCGACGGACCGGCCCACCGACAAGCCGACCCGCAAACCGACCGCGTCACCCACCGAACGGCCCACGCACCGGCCCACCGACAAGCCGACTCGCAAACCGACCGCGTCACCGACCGGCAAACCGACCGGCAAGCCCACCGGCTCGCCCACGGCGTCTCCGACGGAGGAGCCCACCGCCTCGCCCACCGAGACGCCGCCCGCGGCGGACGGGGGGTCACTGCCGGTGACCGGTGTGGAGACGATGGTGTTCGCCGTGATCGCCTTCGCCGTGGCGCTCATCGGCGCGGCACTCATCGCGGGGAGCCGTCAGCGTCCGGTCCGGCGGCACCGGCTCAGGTGA